The Humulus lupulus chromosome 7, drHumLupu1.1, whole genome shotgun sequence region TTGAGAAGAAATTAAAGTCAACTAAAACAATAATATTACTGAATCACAAACATTAGTTTATAAATGTAATTTTGGTAACTGAGATCAATAATTGCTGCCACTGATTTCAATGGATGCTTTAACTTTCTTTGATCCTAATGAACTTAGATTTCATTTCACTGATAATTACTCGATATACTGACTCAAGTGTGTATTCGTAAATTAGTTTGCAAAACTTAGTTGTGGATAAAAATTTAAGAAGAATCATGGGATTGGGCTAGCTAAAAAAGTATGCAAGGTCCCAACTCATTAGTCAAACAAAAAAGTATTGGCAGCGTGCTATGAATAAGGAACTTtctgttaataatataagttttattattatgtaagggtagtttagtcttttagcctctcattatttttgctatatattttgttgctcttgtactcttattttcatctctttcaaaataatgaaaacctagcctcccttttgattctctttcaaatctcctttgtctattttgcaaaattatcatggtatcagagccaggttccgaTCCTGGGACCTGTGGGTTATGGGCCCACCAAGCTTTCATTGCGCAACTCTGATTTTGAAATTGATCCAactgtctatttttttttttagaaatttggctctgtctttggctttgattttgaGGTTTTTGCACCAATCTTGGGGATTTTGCACTTTGTTCTGTCTATTTGGATTTCGATTGTTCGTCATGGCTGGCGCAAAAGATGATTCACTTCAGTCCATCAATGTGCAATTGAATGGGCAGAATTATTCGTATTGGCATTATGTCATGAAAAATTTTCTGAAAGGGAAACGTATGTGGGGTTATGTTTCTGGAACTTCCACGAAACCGAAGGATGATAAGGATGAGAGCTATGCAGAACAGTTGGATCTTTGGTATGCTAACAATTCCAAAATCATCACTTGGATCAACAACTTGATTCAACAATCAATTGGTATCCAATTGGCGAAATATGAGACGACGAAGGATGTTTGGGAGCACTTAGAAAGGCTGTATACACAGTCTAATTTCGCAAAGCAGTATCAGTTGGAGATTGACATTCGGGCCCTTCAATAGAATATCATGAACATTCAGGAATTTTATTCTGCTATGTCTAATCTGTGGGATTAGCTTGCTTTGACTGAATCAGCAGAGTTACGGGCATTTACCCCTTACATTGCTCAGAGAGACGCACAACGTCTGGTTTAGTTTTTGATGGCTTTTCGAGATGAGTTTGAAGGTCTTCATGGAACAATCCTGCATCGTAGTCCTCTTCGTCGGTTGATTCGGTGGTTAATGAGTTGTTAGTAGAAGAGATGCGCTTGAAGTCTCGTGTTgataaaagggggggggggggaaggggGATTATTCCTTCTCCAAATCCCTCTGTCTTTGCAGTTCCTCATCGGCCAGCCTCCAACAATCAACACAAGACTCAAGCCAAGGTTGGCTACGACGAATGCAACTTTTGCAAGCAAAAGGGACACTGGAAGGCTCAATGTCCCAAACTGTTGAACAGGGCGCAATCACCGAATCAGTCTCCTCACTGGAAATCTGGAAACCAAGCGCACCGACCTCTTCACTCTATTTCTTCGAACATGGAATCTATTGTTCCACGTGTAGATTCTGGAAGCACTCCTAGTACCTCGATTGCTACACTCACAGAGAAGTTTCATAAGTTCATTGCCTCGTAGCCACATGCCATGTCAACCTCCTCATACATAGGTTTGCCTTCTAGTAGTACACCAGGTATATCTTCCTCTATATGGGTCCTTGATTCTGGAGCTTCACATCATGTTACCTAATTCCAATTATTTCTTGTCCATTAAATCAGCACCCTCTGTATCTGTCATGACCGCTGATGGCACTCCCATGCCATTAGCATGGATTGGCTCGATTTGCACTCCAAAAATGTCATTCTCTGATGTATATCATATTCCAAATCTTACTTTGAATCTTGTCTCTGTTGGTCAATTATGTGACTCTGGTTTCTCAgttattttctctaatttttgTTGTTATGTGCAGGATCCTCATTCCAAGAAGCTGATTGGGACAGGCCGTAGGCAGGGGAGCTTTACATTTTAGATGAGTTGAGAGTTCCTGATGTTGCAGCTTCTAGTGTCGATTTGTCTTCATTTCGTTGAAGTTCGTCTtcgtctagtttttatttatggcatTCTCATCTTGGACATGTATCTGTTTCACATTTAAAGTACTTAGCTTCCACAGGAGCATTAGGAAAGTTACAAACCCATGATATTTCAGATTGTTGTGGTTGCAAATTGGCAAAATTTTCTGCTTTACCTTTTTTCTCTTGCACCTTTTGATTTGATTCACTTTGATGTGTGGGGGCCATCACCTGTTCTAACAAAAGGTGGATCACGTTACTATGTctcttttattgataattatACTCATTTTTGTTGGGTCTATCTTATGAAACATCGTTTTGATTTCCTTGCGATTTATCATATGTTTCGTGCTTTtgttaaaactcaacataaaacTGTTATCAAATGTTTTCGATGTGATCTGGGTGGTGAATATACCTCCAATCGTTTCTTTGAATTGCTTGCTTTAGATGGTACCTTACATCAAACCTCTTGTACCGATACACCAGAGCAAAATGGGGTTGCCGAAAGAAAACACAAACACATTGTTGAAACTGCTCGTTCTCTCTTATTGTCTGCTTATGTTCTTAGTGAGTTCTTGGGGGAAGCCATTCTGACAGCAGTTCATTCAATCAATAGAATTTCGTCATCTGTCACTTCAGGTCTGTCtccctttgaaaaactttatCGTCACGCTCCTGATTATTATTCATTGAGAGTCTTTGGTTCAACTTGTTTTGTTCTCCGTCCTCATGTTGAACATAGTAAGCTTACTTCTCGTTTCactctttgtgtatttcttggttaTGGTGAAGGTCAAAAAGGATATCGATGTTATGATCTTGTTAGTAAAAAACTCTATGTTTCTCATCATGTTGTGTTTCTTGAGCATATACATTTCTACTCTATTCCATCGGACATCCCCAATCTACACAAATCTGATCTCAATCCTATTGATCCATTTGATTCTTGTACTGTTGATACTCTTAACTCTGCAGATGTCGGTTCTCAGCCTGTCGAAGTCCCTTCTGTCCCTACTACTACCCAAGATGCTTCTGAGATTGTGGATCCTGCTCCTCCTTCTCCTCCTCGCTACCCTCAAAGAATTCGTAAGTCCACACAGTTACCTGATTTTGTCTACTCCACTTATTATGattctttctcttattttttgaCTTCTATTCACCAACTCTCTGAGCCCTCTTCCTATAAAGAGGCTATTCTTGACCCTCTTTGGCAGCAGGAAATGGCTGAAGAACTCTCTGTGTTGTACAAATCAGGTACTTGGGATATTGTTCCTCTTCCTGTGGGGAAGCGTGCTATTGGTTCCCGTTGGGATTACAAGATCAAGACTAAGTCTGATGGGTCAGTAGAGCGGTACAAAGCTCGTTTGATTGCTAAAGGATTTGTTCAGGAGTATGGGAtggattatgaggaaactttcGCTCCAGTTTCCAAACATACTACTATTCGTACTCTCATTGCTGTTGCGTCTGCTCGACAGTGGTCCATTACTCAAATGGACGTTAAAAACGCCTTCTTGAACATGACTCTTTAAGAAGAAGTTTACATGGTTCCTCCAACAGGTGTTCCTCATAATTTAAGAGAAGTTTGCAGATTGAAGAAGGCTctttatgggcttaaacaagctccCCGAGCTTGATTTGAAAAATTCTCCATCGTGATTACTTCTCTCGGCTTCCATCCTAGTGCACATGATTCAGCTCTCTTTGTTAGGTGTACTTCTTCTGGCCGCACTTTACTctctttatatgttgatgatatgattatcATCGGTGATGATGCAAATGGGATAACGAAGTTGAAAACGCACTTGACTCAtgaatttgagatgaaagatttgggttccctacggtactttttagggatagaagtagcttactctcctcgtggttatcttctttctcaatctAAGTACATTGCTGACATTCTCGATCAGGCTCGTCTCTCTGATGCTCGCACTGTTGATACCCCTCTTGAGCTTAATGCCAGCTATTCTTCATCTGATGGTGTCGCCTTGTCAGATCCCTCTCTATATCGCACTCTGGTTGGTAGCTTAGTGTACCTTACTATCACCAGGCCAGACATCGCTTATGCAGTTCACATTGTCAGTCAGTTTGTTGCATCTCCCACTACCGTTCATTGGGTAGCTGTGCTTTGTATTCTTCGATATCTTCGGGGAACTCAATTTCAGAGTCTGCTTTTTCCATCTACGTCTACTTTAGATTTACGTGCCtactcagatgcagattggggtggtgattgtactgatcgcaaatctaccacatgtttttgtatatttttgggagattctcttatttcttggaagaGTAAAAAACAGACTGTTGTCTCTCGATCATCTACAGAAGAAGAATATCGTGTCATGGCCTCCAATACCgctgaaattgtttggttgcattgGTTACATGCTATATGGGTGTTATTCTCTCAGATCCCACTCCGATGCATTGTGACAATGTTAGTGCTTTTCAGATTACTCGCAACTCCGTTTTTCATGAGCGCACgaaacatattgagatagattGTCATCTTACTCGTCACCACTATTAGAATGGGACCATCAAtttaccatttgtcacttctGCTACGCAGATTGCCGACTTGTTTACGAAGGCTCATACTATTTCTCGTTTTCAtttcttagttagcaaactctcgatgcttctcgcaaatgcatcgtgagtatgaggggggatgttaataatataatttttattattatgtaagggtagtttagtcttttagcctctcattattttggctatatattttgttgctcttgtactcttattttcatctctttcgacataatgaaaacctagcctcccttttgattctctctcaaatctcctttgtctattttgcaaaattatcactTTCAGCTTTGCAAAAGACAGATTCTTGGGATTTGGTACCTTTACCTTTTGGTAAACGTATACTATTTGTTCTATAAAGTCAAGATCAAGTCCGATGGTGGCAAAGGAATTTTCTCAGCAGTAAGGTAAGGATTGTGAGG contains the following coding sequences:
- the LOC133792523 gene encoding secreted RxLR effector protein 161-like, giving the protein MVPPTGVPHNLREARLSDARTVDTPLELNASYSSSDGVALSDPSLYRTLVGSLVYLTITRPDIAYAVHIVSQFVASPTTVHWVAVLCILRYLRGTQFQSLLFPSTSTLDLRAYSDADWGDPTPMHCDNVSAFQITRNSVFHERTKHIEIDCHLTRHHY